The following are encoded in a window of Trichormus variabilis 0441 genomic DNA:
- a CDS encoding GNAT family N-acetyltransferase produces the protein MNINYQKAAFCDLNLVLELVEEFHETEKLPFDKTSDRHVLVQFLSNDFFGQIWLIKQDNEVIGYIVLTLGYSLEYRGRDAFIDEFYLRPKHRGQGIGTQTLMFAEKICHSLGVQALHLEVDFENPKAQRLYHRVGYQKHERFLMTKLLNGEV, from the coding sequence ATGAATATTAACTATCAAAAAGCCGCATTTTGCGATCTAAATCTTGTTTTGGAACTAGTTGAAGAGTTTCATGAAACTGAAAAGTTACCATTTGACAAAACTAGCGATCGCCATGTACTTGTACAGTTTTTGAGCAATGACTTTTTTGGACAAATATGGTTGATTAAGCAAGACAATGAGGTCATTGGCTATATTGTTTTGACGCTAGGTTACAGCCTTGAATACCGAGGTCGAGATGCTTTTATAGATGAATTTTATCTTCGTCCAAAGCATCGAGGACAAGGTATTGGTACGCAGACTTTGATGTTTGCAGAGAAAATTTGCCATAGTTTAGGAGTTCAAGCCCTTCATCTAGAGGTAGATTTTGAAAACCCAAAAGCCCAACGCCTTTATCATCGAGTTGGCTATCAAAAACACGAGCGTTTTCTAATGACGAAGCTCCTGAATGGAGAAGTTTGA
- a CDS encoding MGMT family protein yields the protein MKEVEEINLKIGHGIEEDVNANPISPRQVLIVKYEDIVDFGIPPGKFRENIVVSEIKSNDFIPGSVISFDSGAAIRLTFYCEPCKRIAHLVDTLKSLHAKRGILGVVINSGFIRVGNDFQIQTGKFPALSENPYERFLEFIVKIPAGKVVTYKHILEAIGVDKSYIRAIPTYLKKASDDNYPIHRILDSQGYLTKYSPNQKNKLESEGIIINNLYSSNSFIKYFVDYSKYLYQDEKYYLI from the coding sequence ATGAAGGAAGTTGAAGAAATCAACTTGAAAATCGGTCATGGTATTGAAGAAGATGTCAATGCTAATCCCATTAGTCCCAGACAAGTCTTAATTGTTAAGTATGAAGATATTGTAGACTTCGGAATTCCACCAGGAAAATTCCGAGAAAATATTGTTGTTTCAGAGATAAAATCTAATGATTTCATTCCTGGTTCTGTAATAAGTTTTGATAGTGGGGCCGCTATTCGCTTAACTTTTTATTGTGAACCGTGTAAACGTATAGCGCATTTAGTTGATACTTTAAAAAGTCTCCACGCTAAAAGAGGAATTTTAGGTGTAGTTATTAATTCAGGCTTTATTCGTGTGGGAAATGATTTTCAAATTCAAACTGGTAAATTTCCAGCCTTATCTGAAAATCCTTATGAACGCTTTCTTGAATTTATCGTAAAAATACCCGCAGGTAAAGTAGTTACATACAAACATATACTTGAAGCAATTGGAGTAGATAAAAGCTATATTAGAGCTATCCCTACATATCTTAAAAAGGCATCAGACGATAATTATCCAATACATAGAATATTAGATTCTCAAGGCTATTTGACAAAATATTCTCCTAATCAAAAGAATAAGTTAGAATCAGAAGGTATTATTATAAATAATTTATATTCATCTAATAGTTTCATTAAATACTTTGTAGATTATAGTAAATATTTATATCAAGATGAGAAATATTATCTAATTTAA
- the iscB gene encoding RNA-guided endonuclease IscB → MCKVFVINKEKRPLNPIHPAQARQLLRSGKAAVFKRFPFTIIVKESNVNTNVSPLRLKLDPGAKTTGIAIINDANDEVVFAAELKHRGFAIRDAITSRRQLRRSRRNRKTRYRQPRFLNRTKPEGWLAPSLQSRVENIKTWVSKLRKVAPITAISQELVKFDMQLIRRPDIQGKEYQQGTLAGFETRQYLLEKWNRECAYCGIKDVPLQIEHIHPKSKGGSNSITNLTLSCEKCNLRKGNQDIRDYLEKDKPRLEKILALTKKPLADAAAVNATRFALLYALKSTGLPIETGSGGLTKFNRTQQALNKSHWLDACCVGASTPILKIKGIKPLLITANGHGTRQSCRTDKYGLPVRHCSRTKFHFGFQTGDIVKAVVTKGKKVGTYVGRIATRATGSFNISTAKGLIQGISHKYCKTIHKKDGYAYGI, encoded by the coding sequence ATGTGCAAAGTGTTTGTAATTAATAAGGAAAAAAGACCATTAAATCCAATTCATCCAGCACAGGCAAGACAATTATTAAGGAGTGGAAAAGCAGCAGTATTTAAACGGTTTCCATTCACAATTATTGTGAAAGAGTCAAATGTTAACACTAATGTATCTCCGCTCAGGTTAAAGCTAGACCCTGGAGCTAAAACCACAGGTATAGCAATCATAAACGACGCTAATGATGAGGTGGTATTTGCTGCCGAATTAAAGCATAGAGGCTTTGCTATTCGGGATGCAATAACATCTAGAAGGCAATTACGTAGGAGTAGAAGGAATAGAAAAACTAGATATCGTCAACCTAGATTTCTCAATAGAACTAAGCCCGAAGGATGGTTAGCACCAAGCTTACAAAGTAGGGTTGAGAATATCAAAACTTGGGTTAGTAAATTACGAAAAGTTGCACCGATTACAGCCATTAGTCAGGAATTAGTAAAGTTTGACATGCAGCTAATTCGCCGTCCTGATATTCAAGGGAAAGAATACCAACAGGGTACGTTAGCTGGCTTTGAAACTCGTCAGTACCTACTTGAAAAATGGAATAGAGAATGTGCTTACTGTGGAATTAAAGATGTTCCACTACAAATTGAACACATCCACCCCAAAAGTAAGGGCGGGTCAAACTCAATTACAAACCTTACCCTAAGTTGTGAGAAATGTAACCTGAGAAAAGGTAATCAAGATATCAGAGATTACCTTGAAAAAGATAAACCTCGATTAGAGAAAATCTTGGCATTAACTAAAAAGCCATTAGCAGATGCAGCCGCAGTTAATGCAACTCGATTTGCATTATTATATGCTTTAAAATCTACTGGCTTACCAATAGAAACTGGTTCTGGCGGACTAACTAAATTCAATAGAACTCAACAGGCATTAAATAAATCCCACTGGCTGGACGCTTGTTGCGTTGGTGCATCAACACCAATACTTAAAATCAAAGGTATCAAACCATTATTAATTACCGCTAATGGTCATGGTACAAGACAATCATGTCGTACCGATAAATATGGGTTACCTGTTCGCCATTGCTCTAGAACTAAATTCCATTTTGGATTTCAGACTGGAGATATTGTTAAAGCCGTTGTTACTAAAGGTAAAAAAGTTGGTACTTATGTTGGTAGAATTGCTACTCGTGCCACAGGTAGTTTTAATATATCAACTGCAAAAGGACTAATCCAAGGTATCTCTCATAAATACTGTAAAACTATTCATAAAAAGGATGGTTACGCTTATGGCATATAG
- a CDS encoding GFA family protein yields the protein MSNVVKGSCLCKAVNISTTNMSNIVGACHGGMCRKWGGGAMFAIECGSNVSFEGTENIGVYQSSEWAERGFCQKCGSHLFYRLKQNNQYFIPAGLFDNTEGLIFEHQVFIDEKPEYYSFANETRNLTGAELFAQFTPTSEN from the coding sequence ATGTCTAATGTTGTCAAAGGTAGTTGTCTATGTAAAGCGGTAAACATATCCACAACAAATATGAGTAATATCGTGGGAGCTTGTCATGGTGGTATGTGTAGAAAGTGGGGTGGAGGAGCAATGTTCGCCATTGAGTGTGGCAGTAATGTTAGTTTTGAGGGTACAGAAAATATCGGCGTTTATCAATCTTCCGAATGGGCGGAACGTGGATTCTGTCAGAAGTGTGGCAGCCATCTATTTTACAGATTGAAACAAAATAATCAATACTTCATACCTGCTGGACTCTTCGATAACACAGAAGGTCTAATTTTTGAACATCAGGTTTTTATCGACGAAAAGCCCGAATATTACTCTTTTGCTAATGAAACTAGGAACCTGACAGGAGCAGAGTTGTTTGCACAGTTTACACCGACATCAGAAAATTAA
- a CDS encoding GNAT family N-acetyltransferase, which produces MASNLEQVSLESKRLILQVISWEYTENVFREFTREITTFMYPKPASSLSETEKIIRDMIIQRENHTDLVLVILKKDNLEFLGICEVGAIDTHTPELGIWLKKSAHSHGFGREAIDILKNWVDKNLEYNYLSYSVDKRNIPSRKIAESIGGKVVREFQQINKSGNLLDEVEYRIYK; this is translated from the coding sequence ATGGCAAGTAATTTAGAACAAGTAAGTTTAGAGTCTAAAAGACTGATTCTACAAGTGATTTCCTGGGAATATACAGAAAATGTATTTCGAGAATTTACCAGGGAAATTACCACCTTTATGTATCCAAAGCCAGCATCTAGTCTTAGTGAAACTGAAAAGATAATCAGAGATATGATTATACAACGAGAAAATCACACTGACCTAGTATTAGTAATTCTTAAGAAAGATAATTTAGAATTTTTAGGAATTTGCGAGGTTGGTGCTATAGATACTCATACACCGGAGTTAGGAATTTGGCTTAAGAAATCCGCTCATAGTCATGGTTTTGGTAGAGAGGCAATTGATATACTAAAAAACTGGGTAGATAAAAATTTGGAATACAATTATCTTTCCTACTCTGTTGATAAAAGAAATATCCCCAGTCGGAAAATAGCAGAAAGTATTGGCGGCAAAGTAGTTCGGGAGTTTCAACAGATTAACAAGAGCGGTAATCTTCTTGATGAGGTTGAATACAGGATTTATAAATAA
- a CDS encoding VOC family protein: MAVKPIPSGYHTVTPYLFVEGAATLIEFLKQGFAAKEIRRTLHPEGSIMNAEVKIGDSVIMVSEARCEFKPMPSSIYLYVENTDTTYDNALKAGAISMMQPNDEFWGDRHAAVKDPNGNYWWIATHQEDVSSEEIEQRIKVLFGSKEEV, from the coding sequence ATGGCAGTTAAACCTATTCCATCCGGTTATCATACTGTTACACCGTATCTTTTTGTCGAAGGCGCAGCAACCTTAATCGAGTTTCTCAAACAGGGTTTTGCAGCCAAGGAAATTCGTCGTACTTTACATCCAGAAGGCAGCATCATGAATGCTGAAGTCAAAATTGGCGACTCAGTAATAATGGTGAGTGAAGCAAGGTGTGAATTTAAGCCAATGCCAAGCTCCATTTACCTCTATGTGGAGAATACTGACACAACTTATGACAATGCTCTCAAAGCGGGTGCTATCTCAATGATGCAGCCAAATGATGAATTTTGGGGTGATCGCCATGCGGCTGTGAAAGACCCAAACGGAAATTATTGGTGGATTGCGACTCATCAAGAGGATGTTTCATCCGAAGAGATTGAACAACGAATTAAAGTCTTGTTTGGCAGCAAAGAAGAAGTCTAA